The Candidatus Methylomirabilota bacterium genome includes a window with the following:
- a CDS encoding ATP-binding protein — protein sequence MRLRSHLIALVLAALVPLLGFSALVIRENDRLQLAATERGMRETTQAIATTVDEVVLSAISALEALADSDHLDAPDLHKFGEYSRRVTRAHGWTNVFLFDLRGQALTTTSGPGVPPPHARQPRELARARDTRKPVVSDLFDGSVNRNIIGVYVPVVRDGAVRFVLAAGIPAGTFSEVLRAQSFGRDSVATIYDSRDVIVARTKGEPKMIGRPAASPVPGREGWARGRFGEGREVYAAYATAPRSNWRVVLTTPVDVVEGPLRRILWQILAGAALAAALAGGLAFVLGRRIADAMGSLVRIARSLERGEPAAPLRTGVAEVNTVAERLRDAADLVRQREHEAARREKQARAIGEVAHALNASPDLDAILRTALGAARRLVEADSSRIALVDEAGRLVLRFSSVASTAMAPGFVIERGRGLGGLAWARAQPIRSDDFAADPRFRDDPYLPIARADGILACMAVPIMSAGVVVGVIYANRVSREPFTAADEQALVTLADHAAVALQKARLLAGEHAARAEAEAASRGKDELLAMLGHELRNPLSAIASATYILESPEASPDATRLAREIIGRQNRHLAHLVDDLLDVARVTSGKIVLSRRPLELAETVGRAVAALATAGRTERHHLTTDLEPVWADVDETRLEQIVTNLVGNAVKFTPPGGAIEVTLRREGGEAALTVRDTGVGIAADMLPRVFEMFVQVERGPRAGVGGLGLGLTLVRCIAELHGGRVDAASEGVGRGSAFTVRLPAIASPPRVGAVAHARGDGASAVRRILVIEDNADARVMLRGMLEMEGHEVYEATDGPSGLETALRLRPDVAVIDIGLPGMDGYEIARRIRTTAGGAIRLIALTGYGQPEDRRQAFEVGFDAHLVKPATPATLFDALHGAAAERA from the coding sequence ATGCGCCTTCGCAGTCATCTCATCGCCCTGGTCCTCGCCGCCCTCGTCCCCCTGCTGGGCTTCTCCGCGCTGGTGATCCGGGAAAACGACCGGCTCCAGCTCGCGGCCACCGAGCGCGGCATGCGCGAGACCACGCAGGCCATCGCCACCACCGTCGACGAGGTGGTGCTGAGCGCGATCTCTGCGCTGGAGGCGCTCGCGGACTCCGACCATCTCGATGCGCCGGACCTCCACAAGTTCGGCGAGTACTCGCGGCGGGTGACCAGGGCGCACGGCTGGACCAACGTGTTCCTGTTCGACTTGCGGGGACAGGCGCTCACCACCACGTCGGGGCCGGGTGTCCCGCCGCCGCACGCGCGGCAGCCGCGCGAGCTCGCACGGGCGCGCGACACGCGAAAGCCGGTGGTGTCCGACCTCTTCGACGGCAGCGTCAACCGCAACATCATCGGGGTCTACGTCCCGGTGGTGCGCGACGGCGCCGTGCGCTTCGTGCTCGCCGCGGGGATCCCCGCGGGGACCTTCAGCGAGGTCCTGCGCGCCCAGAGCTTCGGCCGTGACTCGGTGGCCACCATCTACGACAGCCGCGACGTGATCGTGGCGCGCACCAAGGGCGAGCCCAAGATGATCGGGCGGCCGGCGGCCAGCCCTGTGCCGGGGCGGGAGGGGTGGGCGCGCGGCCGCTTCGGCGAGGGGCGGGAAGTGTACGCCGCCTACGCCACGGCGCCTCGCTCCAACTGGCGCGTGGTCCTCACGACTCCGGTCGACGTGGTCGAAGGCCCGCTCCGGCGCATACTCTGGCAGATCCTCGCGGGCGCCGCGCTGGCCGCGGCCCTCGCCGGCGGGCTCGCGTTCGTGCTCGGGCGTCGCATTGCCGACGCCATGGGCTCGCTGGTGCGAATAGCGCGTTCGCTGGAGCGCGGCGAGCCGGCGGCACCGCTGCGCACCGGAGTGGCCGAGGTCAACACCGTGGCCGAGCGGCTTCGGGACGCCGCTGATCTCGTGCGGCAGCGCGAGCACGAAGCGGCGCGGCGGGAGAAGCAGGCCCGCGCCATCGGCGAGGTGGCCCACGCGCTCAATGCCTCACCGGACCTCGACGCCATCCTCCGTACCGCGCTCGGCGCGGCGCGTCGGCTGGTGGAGGCCGACTCCTCGCGTATCGCGCTCGTGGACGAGGCCGGGCGACTCGTGCTGCGCTTCTCCTCGGTGGCATCCACGGCGATGGCGCCCGGGTTCGTGATCGAGCGTGGCCGCGGCCTCGGCGGGCTGGCCTGGGCGCGCGCGCAGCCGATTCGCAGCGACGACTTCGCCGCGGACCCCCGCTTCCGCGACGATCCGTATCTCCCCATCGCGCGGGCGGACGGCATCCTGGCCTGTATGGCGGTTCCGATCATGAGCGCGGGGGTGGTGGTGGGCGTGATCTACGCGAACCGCGTGAGCCGTGAGCCGTTCACCGCCGCCGACGAGCAGGCGCTGGTCACGCTCGCCGATCACGCGGCGGTGGCGCTGCAGAAGGCGAGGCTCCTCGCCGGCGAGCACGCGGCGCGTGCCGAGGCGGAGGCGGCGAGCCGGGGTAAGGACGAGCTCCTCGCCATGCTGGGCCACGAGCTACGCAATCCGCTCTCCGCGATCGCGAGCGCGACCTACATCCTGGAGTCCCCCGAGGCCTCGCCCGATGCCACGCGGCTCGCGCGCGAGATCATCGGGCGGCAGAACCGCCACCTCGCGCATCTGGTCGACGACCTACTCGACGTGGCGCGCGTCACCTCCGGCAAGATCGTGCTCTCGCGCCGGCCTCTCGAGCTGGCGGAGACGGTGGGCCGCGCGGTGGCCGCGCTTGCCACCGCGGGGCGCACGGAGCGGCACCACCTCACCACCGACCTCGAGCCGGTGTGGGCCGACGTTGACGAGACGCGCCTCGAGCAGATCGTCACGAATCTGGTGGGCAATGCGGTGAAGTTCACCCCGCCCGGCGGCGCCATCGAGGTGACGCTGCGGAGGGAGGGCGGGGAAGCGGCGCTCACCGTGCGCGACACCGGGGTGGGGATCGCCGCGGACATGCTCCCGCGCGTGTTCGAGATGTTCGTGCAGGTCGAGCGGGGGCCCCGCGCCGGAGTGGGCGGGCTCGGCCTCGGGCTCACCCTCGTGCGCTGCATCGCCGAGCTCCACGGCGGGCGCGTGGACGCGGCCAGCGAGGGCGTGGGGCGCGGGAGCGCGTTCACCGTGCGGCTCCCCGCGATCGCCAGTCCGCCGCGCGTCGGGGCCGTCGCGCATGCGCGCGGCGACGGGGCGAGCGCGGTGCGGCGCATCCTCGTGATCGAGGACAACGCGGACGCGCGCGTGATGCTACGCGGGATGCTCGAGATGGAGGGGCACGAGGTCTACGAGGCGACGGACGGTCCTTCCGGGCTGGAGACGGCCCTGCGTCTGCGGCCCGACGTGGCGGTGATCGACATCGGCCTGCCCGGCATGGACGGCTACGAGATCGCGCGCCGGATTCGCACCACGGCGGGCGGCGCCATCCGGCTGATCGCGCTCACCGGCTACGGTCAGCCCGAGGACCGGCGCCAGGCGTTCGAGGTGGGGTTCGACGCGCACCTGGTCAAGCCCGCCACGCCGGCGACGCTGTTCGACGCCCTCCACGGGGCCGCCGCTGAGCGCGCCTGA
- a CDS encoding DNA topoisomerase IB, producing MALALAPLLPKSRRRPRLRRIALDPGEAADAASLRYVSDTRPGIQRVRHGRAFRYVSGNGEPVQDLPTLRRIRSLAIPPAWTQVWICPVAHGHIQAVGRDARGRKQYRYHARWRAVRDEAKFDRVIQFGRALPAIRERVDKDLARPGLSREKVLASVVRLLETTLIRIGNAEYARANRSYGLTTLRARHVTVEGARLRFEFRGKGGKHHTVDVSDRLLARVVRRCQDLPGHELFQYLDEDGQRQAIDSADVNTYLREVCGEEFTAKDFRTWGGTVLAAQALAAPAEEADARRRLTAAIVEVASRLGNTPTICRKCYIHPDIVGAHADGELAEGLGGRESSGLSAEEAAVLRLLERRASRRN from the coding sequence ATGGCCCTCGCCCTCGCGCCGTTGCTGCCGAAGTCCCGTCGCCGGCCGCGCCTCCGCCGGATTGCCCTCGATCCGGGCGAGGCCGCGGATGCCGCGTCGCTCCGCTACGTCTCGGACACGCGGCCCGGCATTCAGCGGGTGCGGCACGGCCGCGCGTTCCGCTACGTCAGCGGAAACGGCGAGCCGGTGCAGGATCTTCCGACGCTGCGGCGCATCCGCAGCCTCGCCATTCCCCCCGCGTGGACCCAGGTGTGGATCTGCCCGGTGGCGCACGGTCACATCCAGGCGGTGGGACGCGACGCGCGCGGCCGTAAGCAGTACCGCTATCACGCGCGCTGGCGCGCGGTGCGGGACGAGGCCAAGTTCGACCGGGTGATCCAGTTCGGTCGCGCGCTGCCCGCGATCCGCGAGCGCGTCGACAAGGACCTCGCGCGTCCCGGGCTGTCCCGCGAGAAGGTGCTGGCGAGCGTGGTGCGGCTCCTCGAGACCACGCTCATCCGCATCGGCAACGCGGAGTACGCGCGCGCGAATCGCTCCTACGGGCTCACGACGCTGCGCGCCCGTCACGTCACCGTGGAGGGCGCGCGGCTGCGCTTCGAGTTCCGCGGCAAGGGCGGCAAGCACCATACCGTCGACGTGAGCGACCGGTTGCTGGCCCGCGTCGTGCGGCGTTGCCAGGACCTGCCCGGCCACGAGCTCTTCCAGTATCTCGACGAGGACGGCCAGCGGCAGGCCATCGACTCCGCGGACGTCAATACGTACCTCCGCGAGGTCTGCGGCGAGGAGTTCACCGCCAAGGACTTCCGCACCTGGGGCGGCACCGTCCTCGCCGCGCAGGCCCTCGCCGCGCCGGCCGAGGAGGCCGACGCCCGCCGGCGGCTCACCGCCGCCATCGTGGAGGTGGCCTCGCGCCTGGGGAACACCCCCACGATCTGCCGCAAGTGCTACATCCATCCCGACATCGTGGGCGCCCACGCCGATGGTGAGCTCGCGGAGGGATTGGGCGGCCGCGAATCGAGCGGCCTGAGCGCCGAGGAAGCAGCCGTCCTGCGCCTGCTCGAGCGTCGCGCGTCCCGCCGAAACTAG
- a CDS encoding DUF4142 domain-containing protein, whose amino-acid sequence MRMGGWAMAGAVLASALVGTSIVGAQTVSRSDTKFIQHVVPANLAEVELGKLAQEKAGDQRIRQFGERMASDHSQAAKELQQLASEKGVSVGSDLPGSDLRLRDRLAKLQPSVFDREYVKEMVKDHKKDVAEFRRMSEKAQDPTLKAWVVKTLPTLEDHLKTIENLEASLTAKR is encoded by the coding sequence ATGCGCATGGGAGGGTGGGCGATGGCGGGTGCGGTGCTCGCGAGCGCGCTCGTCGGGACCTCGATCGTGGGCGCGCAGACCGTGAGCCGGAGCGATACGAAGTTCATTCAGCACGTCGTGCCCGCGAATCTCGCCGAAGTCGAGCTCGGGAAGCTGGCGCAGGAGAAGGCTGGCGATCAGCGCATTCGGCAGTTCGGTGAGCGGATGGCGAGTGATCACAGCCAGGCGGCCAAGGAGCTCCAGCAGCTCGCTTCGGAGAAGGGGGTCTCGGTGGGCAGCGACCTCCCGGGCTCGGACCTGCGGCTGCGCGATCGGCTGGCGAAGCTCCAGCCCTCGGTGTTCGACCGCGAGTATGTGAAGGAGATGGTGAAGGACCACAAGAAGGACGTGGCGGAGTTCCGGCGGATGAGCGAGAAGGCGCAGGATCCCACCCTCAAGGCGTGGGTCGTGAAGACGCTGCCCACGCTCGAGGATCACTTGAAGACGATCGAGAACCTGGAGGCCAGCCTCACGGCCAAGCGCTGA
- a CDS encoding ABC transporter ATP-binding protein, translating to MLLEARGLSVAYGDAPAIWDASLAVGEGEVVAVIGPNGAGKTTLVNTIAGLQRARAGTLAFDGADLRSVRSHLVCRHGIALVPEGRRLFTRMSVEENLEMGAYRGEARRRRTETLEHVYGLFPILGQRRRQLAGSLSGGQQQMVAIGRALMARPRLLLMDEPSLGLAPAVVDLLFEIAHAIHREGVAILLVEQNVARALEIASRAYVLEEGRIVAEGPAGALRDDPRIRQAYLGLAPA from the coding sequence ATGCTGCTTGAGGCGCGCGGGCTGTCCGTCGCCTACGGGGACGCGCCCGCCATCTGGGATGCCTCGCTCGCGGTGGGGGAGGGGGAGGTGGTGGCGGTGATCGGGCCCAACGGGGCGGGAAAGACCACGCTCGTCAACACCATCGCAGGTCTCCAGCGCGCGCGGGCGGGCACGCTCGCCTTCGACGGCGCGGATCTCAGGAGCGTGCGAAGCCATCTCGTGTGCCGCCACGGCATCGCGCTGGTGCCCGAGGGACGCCGGCTCTTCACCCGCATGTCGGTCGAGGAGAACCTCGAGATGGGCGCGTATCGCGGCGAGGCGCGGCGTCGGCGCACCGAGACCCTCGAGCACGTCTACGGGCTCTTCCCCATCCTCGGCCAGCGCCGGCGTCAGCTCGCGGGCTCGCTGTCGGGCGGGCAGCAGCAGATGGTGGCCATCGGCCGCGCTCTCATGGCCCGGCCGCGGCTCCTGCTGATGGACGAGCCCTCCCTCGGTCTCGCGCCGGCCGTCGTCGATCTGCTGTTCGAGATCGCCCACGCCATCCACCGAGAGGGGGTGGCGATCCTCCTGGTCGAGCAGAACGTGGCGCGCGCCCTCGAGATCGCGAGTCGGGCGTACGTACTCGAGGAGGGGCGCATCGTCGCCGAGGGGCCCGCCGGCGCGCTGCGCGACGATCCGCGCATCCGTCAGGCCTATCTCGGTCTCGCCCCCGCGTGA
- a CDS encoding cupin domain-containing protein: MSDDKAAMTIVYLADTEVVKFGPDATYQPILGDAEGRFPIRTGIQTSQPGYQAPLHSHPYIEVLHVLEGRAEAWLEGQEAHPVRLAPGDTIAIPAETLHAFRVVGDAPMRLLGTHVSPRRIVRYADGSETDARGYRIGDT, encoded by the coding sequence GTGAGCGACGACAAGGCGGCGATGACGATCGTGTATCTGGCCGATACCGAGGTCGTGAAGTTCGGGCCCGACGCGACCTATCAACCCATCCTGGGCGACGCCGAGGGTCGCTTCCCCATCCGCACCGGCATCCAGACCTCGCAGCCCGGCTATCAGGCTCCCCTGCACTCGCATCCCTACATCGAGGTCCTGCACGTGCTGGAGGGGCGCGCGGAGGCGTGGCTGGAAGGCCAGGAGGCCCATCCGGTGCGCCTGGCTCCCGGCGACACGATCGCGATTCCCGCGGAGACCCTCCACGCCTTCCGCGTGGTCGGCGATGCGCCCATGCGGCTCCTCGGCACCCACGTGTCGCCGCGGCGCATCGTGCGCTACGCGGACGGAAGCGAGACCGACGCCCGGGGATACCGGATCGGCGACACCTAG
- a CDS encoding TauD/TfdA family dioxygenase — MPGETLTVEKLTPHIGAEVHGVDLGRPLDEPTFKQIHDALIESSVIFFRDQHLSPESQKAFGRLFGELAVHPAAPGLVEGHPEILVIHADESSKHVAGEDWHSDVSCDPEPPMGSVLYMKELPAVGGDTLFASMYAAYEALSEPMKRLLEGMTAIHRGEHVYRGRYGVNDAGKAFPEAEHPVIRTHPVSGRKALFVNRFFTTRIVQLGRLESEGVLGMLYRHIETPEFHCRFRWRVNSVAFWDNRCAQHHALWDYYPQRRHGHRVTIKGDRPFYRA; from the coding sequence ATGCCAGGAGAGACCCTGACCGTCGAGAAGCTCACCCCCCACATCGGAGCCGAGGTCCACGGCGTGGACCTGGGCCGGCCGCTGGACGAGCCCACGTTCAAGCAGATCCACGATGCGCTCATCGAGAGCTCGGTGATCTTCTTCCGCGATCAGCACCTCAGCCCCGAGTCCCAGAAGGCGTTCGGGCGGCTCTTCGGGGAGCTGGCCGTCCATCCCGCCGCCCCGGGTCTCGTGGAGGGGCATCCGGAGATCCTCGTCATCCACGCCGACGAGAGCTCCAAGCACGTGGCCGGCGAGGACTGGCACTCCGACGTCTCCTGCGATCCCGAGCCGCCGATGGGCAGCGTGCTCTACATGAAGGAGCTGCCCGCGGTGGGCGGCGACACGCTCTTCGCCAGCATGTACGCCGCCTACGAGGCCCTCTCCGAGCCCATGAAGCGCCTGCTCGAGGGCATGACCGCCATCCATCGCGGCGAGCACGTCTACCGCGGGCGCTACGGCGTGAACGACGCGGGCAAGGCGTTCCCCGAGGCGGAGCATCCGGTCATCCGGACGCACCCCGTGTCCGGCCGCAAGGCGCTGTTCGTGAACCGCTTCTTCACCACCCGCATCGTCCAGCTGGGCCGCCTCGAGAGCGAGGGCGTGCTCGGCATGCTCTACCGGCACATCGAGACGCCGGAGTTTCACTGCCGCTTCCGCTGGCGCGTCAACTCGGTGGCGTTCTGGGACAACCGGTGCGCCCAGCACCACGCGCTGTGGGACTACTATCCGCAGCGGCGGCACGGGCACCGCGTGACCATCAAGGGCGACCGACCCTTCTATCGCGCCTGA
- a CDS encoding amidase family protein, with amino-acid sequence MRRPAFAPIFLAMLVTLGCAAPMAGQKPFTVVETGIPELRQALADGRMTSRQLVIAYLTRIALYEDQLKAIITVNPRVLEEADALDRERAQGTLRGPLHGIPIALKDNIHTMDMPTTGGAVAFEGYRPPYEATITRLLREGGAIIIAKTVMTELANWVAGPPTPMPANYSGLAGYGLNPYDPRRDPREWINDGRPVLLTGGSSSGIGTAASFWAANVGTETSGSILSPANQTMLVGIKPTVGRVSRYGIIPITADQDIAGPMARTVTDAAILLGALEGLAPDPNDPATRTCPLTPNRDYTVFLKREALKGARIGIPRAFFYDKYTPPGETAARGGLNEDQARVMAEAIEVLKREGAVIVDPADPPSVVDPDPAQNHTLWGLCSGVPGAKGSDANCSVTFKYGMKRDFNRWLESLGPAAPVKSLTELRNYNLTRFSRGAIKYGQSQLDISDEMNLVADRERYEADRAKDIRLAGTNGIDAIMKAQRLDALLFPGATGALIASRPGYPSVIVPWALIPNASTPPFPEGYVPRPAPFGVTFTGMACSEGRLIELGYAFEQATKRRVPPPSTP; translated from the coding sequence ATGCGCCGACCCGCCTTCGCCCCGATCTTCCTCGCCATGCTCGTCACCCTGGGCTGCGCCGCGCCGATGGCCGGCCAGAAGCCCTTCACCGTCGTCGAGACCGGCATCCCCGAGCTCCGCCAGGCGCTGGCGGACGGGCGCATGACTTCCCGCCAGTTGGTCATCGCGTACCTGACGCGCATCGCGCTTTACGAGGATCAGCTCAAGGCCATCATCACGGTGAACCCGCGCGTGCTCGAGGAGGCGGACGCTCTCGATCGCGAGCGCGCGCAGGGGACGCTGCGCGGCCCGCTTCACGGCATTCCCATCGCGCTCAAGGACAACATCCACACGATGGACATGCCGACGACGGGCGGCGCCGTCGCGTTCGAGGGCTACCGCCCGCCCTACGAGGCGACGATCACGCGGCTCCTCCGCGAAGGCGGGGCCATCATCATCGCCAAGACCGTGATGACGGAGCTGGCGAACTGGGTGGCGGGGCCGCCGACGCCGATGCCCGCCAACTACAGCGGGCTCGCCGGCTATGGGCTCAATCCCTACGATCCGCGCCGCGACCCCCGTGAGTGGATCAACGACGGCCGGCCGGTCCTGCTCACCGGCGGCTCCAGCTCTGGCATCGGCACCGCGGCGAGCTTCTGGGCGGCCAACGTGGGCACTGAGACCTCCGGCTCCATTCTCAGTCCCGCGAACCAGACCATGCTGGTGGGGATCAAGCCCACGGTGGGACGGGTGAGCCGCTACGGCATTATCCCGATCACCGCGGACCAGGACATCGCGGGCCCCATGGCGCGCACGGTCACCGACGCCGCGATTCTCCTGGGCGCGCTCGAAGGCCTGGCGCCGGATCCCAATGACCCCGCTACGCGGACCTGCCCGCTCACCCCCAACCGCGACTACACCGTGTTCCTCAAGCGCGAGGCGCTCAAGGGCGCGCGCATCGGGATCCCGCGCGCGTTCTTCTACGACAAGTACACCCCGCCCGGCGAGACGGCGGCCCGCGGCGGGCTCAACGAGGATCAGGCACGGGTGATGGCCGAGGCCATCGAGGTGCTCAAGCGCGAGGGCGCGGTGATCGTCGATCCCGCAGACCCTCCCAGCGTCGTGGATCCCGACCCCGCGCAGAACCACACGCTGTGGGGCCTGTGCTCGGGTGTCCCGGGGGCCAAGGGCTCCGACGCGAACTGCTCGGTGACGTTCAAGTACGGCATGAAGCGCGACTTCAACCGGTGGCTGGAGTCGCTCGGCCCCGCCGCGCCGGTGAAGAGCCTGACCGAGCTCCGCAACTACAACCTGACTCGCTTCTCGCGCGGCGCCATCAAGTACGGCCAGTCCCAGCTCGACATCTCCGACGAGATGAACCTCGTGGCCGATCGTGAGCGCTACGAGGCCGACCGCGCCAAGGACATCCGGCTCGCGGGGACCAACGGGATCGACGCGATCATGAAGGCCCAGCGGCTGGACGCGCTGCTCTTTCCCGGCGCTACCGGCGCTCTGATTGCCTCGCGCCCCGGCTATCCCTCGGTGATCGTGCCCTGGGCCCTCATCCCCAACGCGTCCACGCCGCCGTTCCCCGAGGGCTATGTGCCGCGGCCGGCGCCCTTCGGCGTCACGTTCACGGGCATGGCCTGCAGCGAGGGGCGCCTGATCGAGCTGGGGTACGCCTTCGAGCAGGCGACGAAGCGCCGGGTGCCTCCGCCCTCAACGCCCTGA
- a CDS encoding EamA family transporter, whose product MSGPHVALAVLVACIWGVAFVATRIALDAFSPPLLAFLRFVIAAVPVLALARPPVPWPALILVGLFLFAGQFLFQFFGIALGMPPGLAAIVVQTQALYTILFAAFALRERPSPRQLAGTALAFGGLVLIAATVGGDLTGAGLALTTLSAISWGVGNVLLKRLPPADTVSLMVWLSLIPPLPALAIALAMDGPAALVASLAHAPWPGMAAALYLGLVATVLAYAIWGTLLRRYPAAAVAPFALLVPFVAAAASALVFGERFGFVRLAGMALVLAGLAVIVLPVGLSAVAPSSGSAQAR is encoded by the coding sequence GTGAGCGGCCCTCATGTCGCGCTCGCCGTCCTCGTCGCGTGCATCTGGGGCGTGGCCTTCGTGGCCACACGCATCGCGCTCGATGCCTTCTCGCCGCCCTTGCTGGCCTTCCTGCGCTTCGTCATCGCCGCCGTGCCCGTGCTCGCCCTCGCCCGGCCGCCGGTGCCGTGGCCGGCGCTCATCCTCGTGGGGCTCTTCCTCTTCGCCGGCCAGTTCCTGTTCCAGTTCTTCGGCATCGCCCTCGGGATGCCGCCGGGGCTCGCCGCGATCGTGGTCCAGACCCAGGCGCTCTACACCATTCTCTTCGCCGCGTTCGCCTTGCGCGAGCGGCCGTCGCCGCGGCAGCTCGCGGGCACCGCGCTCGCGTTCGGCGGCCTCGTGCTGATCGCCGCCACCGTCGGCGGCGATCTCACCGGCGCGGGCCTCGCGCTGACCACACTGTCCGCGATCAGCTGGGGCGTCGGCAATGTGCTGCTCAAGCGGCTGCCTCCCGCGGACACCGTGAGCCTGATGGTCTGGCTCAGCCTGATCCCGCCGCTCCCCGCGCTCGCCATCGCCCTGGCCATGGATGGCCCGGCCGCGCTCGTCGCCTCCCTCGCGCACGCCCCGTGGCCGGGAATGGCCGCCGCGCTCTATCTCGGGCTCGTGGCCACCGTGCTGGCCTATGCGATCTGGGGTACCCTCCTGCGGCGCTATCCCGCCGCCGCGGTCGCGCCCTTCGCCCTCCTCGTGCCGTTCGTCGCCGCGGCGGCCTCGGCGCTCGTGTTCGGCGAGCGCTTCGGCTTCGTGCGTCTCGCCGGCATGGCCCTCGTCCTCGCCGGCCTCGCCGTGATCGTGCTGCCCGTCGGGCTCTCCGCCGTCGCCCCCTCGTCCGGCTCCGCTCAGGCGCGATAG
- a CDS encoding UdgX family uracil-DNA binding protein (This protein belongs to the uracil DNA glycosylase superfamily, members of which act in excision repair of DNA. However, it belongs more specifically to UdgX branch, whose founding member was found to bind uracil in DNA (where it does not belong), without cleaving it, appears to promote DNA repair by a pathway involving RecA, rather than base excision.) translates to MAGRTGQGRTSATTSAASFIPPHPTLAACREAVSACRGCELYRHATQGVLGEGPSHARIMLVGEQPGNDEDLAGRPFVGPAGRLLDRALAEAGLDRRATYVTNAVKHFKWTPRGKRRIHEKPTAREVEACRPWFQTELDLVKPDLVVALGATAAQSLLGPAVRVTKERGHVLDAPLGARVLLTVHPSSLLRITDDTERDQAMERFVADLRVAARTLEGRGR, encoded by the coding sequence ATGGCAGGACGAACTGGGCAAGGACGCACCTCCGCGACGACCTCGGCCGCGTCGTTCATTCCCCCGCACCCCACGCTTGCGGCGTGCCGCGAGGCGGTGAGCGCATGCCGCGGATGCGAGCTGTACCGCCACGCCACGCAGGGGGTCCTAGGCGAGGGGCCGAGCCATGCGCGCATCATGCTGGTGGGCGAGCAGCCCGGCAACGACGAGGACCTCGCGGGCCGTCCCTTCGTCGGCCCGGCCGGTCGCCTCCTCGACCGCGCCCTCGCCGAGGCCGGGCTCGACCGCCGCGCGACCTATGTCACGAACGCGGTCAAGCATTTCAAGTGGACGCCGCGCGGCAAGCGGCGCATTCACGAGAAGCCCACCGCCCGCGAGGTCGAGGCCTGCCGGCCGTGGTTTCAGACCGAGCTGGATCTGGTGAAGCCCGACCTCGTGGTGGCGCTGGGCGCGACCGCCGCGCAGAGCCTGCTCGGGCCCGCCGTTCGCGTCACCAAGGAGCGCGGACACGTGCTCGACGCGCCGCTCGGCGCGCGCGTGCTGCTCACCGTGCATCCGTCATCGCTGCTGCGCATCACCGACGACACGGAGCGGGACCAGGCCATGGAGCGCTTCGTGGCCGATCTCCGCGTCGCCGCCCGCACGCTCGAGGGACGCGGGCGCTAG